The sequence TCAGTTTATCATGTATGATTATTATCCTTgttttatgcttgttcaattatgttttattttagctttactctatcctatatgctcagtaccttttaagtactgacgcatacgtgcactacatcttctcatgatgtaggttgaGGTTCTGAGCATCCGgatcacacatagatcgattttctGATCTCCAGTtaagcagattcagtggtgagtcctcattttccgaggacaacagtcataaGTTTCATTTACTTCTTTAgtcattttgttttaaattttgctagatttagctggggcttgtcccattatttctagtccagtttagaggcttccttcagacatagttagattcagcttagtattgaggtaatattttcattgtattaaactcatcagttttcatatatatattagttttagcatatggatattccccatcttttaattataagttatgatttaggttccacataaatttattatatttagtatgctcatgatcatgccagcaaggTTAACtcgggatcacttgtggtcctaggtttcatgtccgcgtctcgggggtagctcggggcatgacaaaactttgtatcagagcattaggtttaagtgtcctaggatgtcttaaaagccgcactaagtagagtctttttcataggtgtgaagtgcaccaaatctaatgagagggaggctatgaagtgttttaggaaaaagttTGGTTTCTTTGTATTCTTATCGAGcatgaggtatgatcttattccattctaacttgacatTCGACATTTCAGATCATACCTCCTCGTAGAGTTAATGCTAGGAATGTGAACACCAGGAATGCAAATGCAACTCCTCCAGTCCCTAATCAGGAAGTCTCTAATGCTGAGTTCAAAAATGTCATACAGATGTTTGCTCAGAGTATGATTTACCAGAACAATTGGGTTCATGCTAATGTGAATAAAAATGGTGGATCAGTGGCAtcaagggtccgtgactttgttaggatgaatcctccaaacTTTTTAGGATCGCAAGCCAATGAAGATCCTGAGAATTTCTTGGATGGATCAAcaagatctttgaggtaatgcaagtcactgggaATGACCGGGTTGAGTtagcatcataccagttgaaggatgttgctcatatctggtacactcagtagaaggagaataggggtgcaaatgtggctcctatcacttgggacTGCTTTAGTGAGACGTTTCTCaataggtttttcccaatagagttgagagaagtaaaagcccaagaattcatgaacttaaggcagggtaacatgactgtccaagagtatggactcaagtttaactaactctccaggtatgctcttCACATGTTTGCTGACCCcaaggctcagatgaataagctTTTGTATGGAGTGTAAGATTTGGTGAAAAATGAGTGCAGAAATGCGATGTcacttggagatatgaacatctctagttttatgactcatgctcatcAGGTTGAGGGTAATAAGTTTAGGGAACATGCTAAGGAAATCAAGAAGGCTAGGAATCgaaactatgactattctcagcagaaatcgggtAATGGAAATTGCTCGTCGGGTCAAGAGAAATTTTCGGCTCCAGCCtcttcatcagctagtgttccatcctccaagaacaggtatgaccagaagggtaaagcaccaggctctaaatctcagggaagtgtttcaagCACCAACACTTACCCCCACTTTCCCTAAGTATGGTAAGAAACATCCGGGCGAGTGTCTTGCAACAAAATATggatgttttgggtgcggtcagtctggtcacaggcTGAGgaattgtccttctagacaaggTCAAAGAGGTGGCAATGGTAGAGCTCAATCTACAActtcaacaacaacagcaaGTCGCCCAACTTagtagggtaactcatctggtacaggtggcggtcagcgccagaacaggttttatgctcttcaggctcgccaggatcaggaaTGTTCTCCTGATGTCGTCAGTGGTACATTAcgtgtctttgaccttgatgtttatgcattgttagatccaggggctactctttcttttgtaactccttacatagcagtcgAATTCAATGTCAATCCAGAAACACTCTCATAACCTTTCTCAATCTCTACTCCAATTGGTGACCCAGTCATAGCTAGACGGATATCCAGAAATTTTCCTATCACGGtctcttagaaagtcacctcagcggatctagtagagttagaaatagtAGATTTTGATGCCATTGTAAGCATTGATTgtttacactcatgttatgcctcagtcgattgtagaactaggattggtCCTTTtaagtttccagacgaaccaatcatAGAATGGAATTATAGTAGCTTAGcacctatgggtcgatttatttcttatcttaaggcttgaaagatgatatctacaggttatctctatcatctagtttgggttaaggattctagccttgaaaccccaaccCTTGAGTAAGTTCAAGTAGtttgtgagtttccagaagtgttttcagaagatcttcccagagtccctcccaaaagggaaatcgaatttggaattgatctccttccaaatacccaacctatttctattcctctttattGAATGCCTCCAACAGAGCCTAAGGACTTGAAACAGCAATTGAAAGActttctagataagggtttcatcagacctagtatttcaccatggggtgcaccaataTTGCTCATAAAGAacaaagatggttctctcagaatgtgcattgactatagacagttgaacaaggtcaaaATCAAGattaagtatcccatccccaggattgatgacttatttgaccaacttcagggtgctagccatttctcaaagatagaaaTCAGattgggttatcatcagctcaaaGTCAGAGATagtaacattccgaaaacagccttcagaactcggtatagtaattatgaatttgtagttatgtcgtttggactaactaatgctcctgcaactttcatggatttgatgagcagagtgttcaaacagtacttgtacttgttcgttatcgtcttcattgatgatatcctcatttactctaggaattaggaagaacatgcgagttATTTTAGAATTGTTTTACAGACTCTCAAGAATCGCCAATTATTCGCTAAGTTCAGTAAATgggagttttggttgcaattcgttgcttttcttggtcatattgtatctagcgaagggatccgagtggattcacagaatATAAAAACAGTGAAATAGTGGCCCacacctacctctgctacagatattagaagtttcttaggtctatcGGGttataacatgccatgccccGAGCTACCACCGAGACGCGGAcccggaacctaggaccacaagtgatcccaagctaaccctgctggcatgatcatgagcatacaaagataataaattgttgtggaagctaaatcatacttaaaatgaaaagatggggaatacccatattctataattgagatatttgaaacaatgagtttaataaaaaagaaatattaactcaatactaagctgaatctaactatgtctaaaaatagcctctaaactagactagaaatactgggagaagccccagctaaatctagtaaaaacataaactaaatgactaaagactgaaatgaaactcatgattgttgtcctcggagaatgaggactcaccactgaatctactgaactggagatcgggaaatcgatctatgcttgatctggatgctgaaaacctgaacctacatcacgagaaaaAGTAGTGCACGTATGTGTTAGTACTTAAAAGGTACAGAGCATGTAGGATATagtaaagaagaaataaaacataactgaacaagcacaaaaacaagtataataatttgaacgtgatgtgctgatttctgagctaactggatgcaatgaccaatttataacatgctgaaactgaatactgaatatattgataaatagtCAATGCAGATAGTCTAACTGAAcagtgggagctactaataaacaataataaaaccacattagctaaatgtggagtccaatgtatacgccccatcgagaggacccaatacaccctgccaaaggtataaaggcatgctggcgtgatcactaaactgattgcccacagaggggacttacaacctacttggctagtagttctgggactattgggtacgctaaaccctagtccaactcggtattatgctactcccatgaattttgtaaatttattgattatgtctaagtttctgtaaatactggatagctcgaaacttaACTAAGTTTAACTACGGTTCATCTTACTTGTGTATTGTTCGAGAACAATCTGCCCCTGTAGGTTTATCAGTCTTTTCTATGGGCATCATATCTAGTGATCACTCTCTTCAAGTCTTTATCCCATGGTAAGGTATATTGAGTCCTCTCGCTATGGCGTATATATCAGACTTTGAGTTTAGTTCATGTGGTTTTATATCGATTAGTAGTAGCTTCCATAGTTAAAATCTAGTGCATTTGTCCACgtttttcagttttatttcAGTATTCTTCTCAGCATGCTATGTATTTTGTCATTGCATTTAGCTTAGTTCATTTCAATATATTTCTCTATTTccatcatgttcatattatatCTTTCCTCAATATGCTTTTTTCGGTTATTGTTTTGTTCACCTTCTCCTATCCAATATGTTCAGTACCTTCcaagtactaacacatactctgCGCTAAATCTTTTCATGACGATGGTTCAATCCCTCAACATTTAGATCACGTGTACATCAATTCTTGATCAATAGTCAACTGGAtaagtggtgagtccttataCTTTAAAGGATTAGCTATGTACTTTATTTCAGCCTTTCATTTAAGTTTGAGTTTTTCTAGGGTTAGCTGGGGAGATGTCCCAACAACTTTTGTCACCTAGAGGCTTTCTGAGACATAGTTTTAGAGTCATATTTACCATTTCAATTATTGTTCCGTATCACTTAACTCTTAGtcagtatttatatatttagaatCATTTTGGGTATTCCCCACTATTAGTTATCTTATGATCTAGATTCCGCATTGGTTTATCTTTTCATGGAGTTTTAGAGTCATCTTTACCATTTAAATTATTGTTCAATATCACTTCACTCTTAGtcagtatttatatatttagacTCATTTTGGGCATTCCCCGCTATCAGTTATCTTATGATCTAGATTCCGCATTAGTCTATCTTTTC comes from Solanum pennellii chromosome 1, SPENNV200 and encodes:
- the LOC107022104 gene encoding uncharacterized protein LOC107022104, translating into MGCGGIYGHDPSDPSRTIIPPRRVNARNVNTRNANATPPVPNQEVSNAEFKNVIQMFAQSMIYQNNWVHANVNKNGGSVASRVRDFVRMNPPNFLGSQANEDPENFLDGSTRSLRNAMSLGDMNISSFMTHAHQVEGNKFREHAKEIKKARNRNYDYSQQKSGNGNCSSGQEKFSAPASSSASSGHRLRNCPSRQGQRGGNGRAQSTTSTTTASRPT